Genomic segment of Drosophila takahashii strain IR98-3 E-12201 chromosome X, DtakHiC1v2, whole genome shotgun sequence:
CCCTCGTCGAACTGGGCGCCCAGGTGCGTTAAGATCTCGATCTCCATGGCGATCGAAAAGATTACATATCATAGCGTTTACAAGCCTAAAAGTATTCTTACAGTCTGGAACCAACGAATAGTTTATATTTTACCATCCTAAGTTTGTTTAGTTTCGAAGAATATCACTCTCTCCTCTCAGATAGTAAATATTAGGATATTGAAGACCATTTACCATTGAATTCTAATAGAATATATCtatgtaattatttattttaatagaacATCACCCTCAgaaagtaaatattaatatagaaATTCCATTTAGAAACAAAATATGATcagatataaaatattcccTACATTCtaatacaaaaatttctatatttcttatatttgtttagttTAATAGAAAATCACCCacttaaagtaaatattaatataggAATTCCATTTATAATCTTCAAAATAGGATcagatataaaatattctcttatttttaatacaaaaacttctatatttcttatatttgtctATTTTAATAGAGTATCACCCtctaaaagtaaatattaacaTAAGAATTCCATTTAGAATCTTCAAAAATAGGATCAGATATAAAATCTTCTTTAAATTCtaatataaaaacttatatatttcttatatttgctTAGTTCAACAGAATATCACCCtctaaaagtaaatattaatataggAGTTCCATTTAGAATCTTCAAAATAGGATGAGAAATAGTAATATTTGTTCAGTTTCCAATATGATATCACTCTTTTCTAAGAaagttaatattaatatattgaaTACCATTTacaatattccaatttatGATCAGATATAAaatcttatatattttcacaCAGTGAGTTCGTTaggttatatattttgtatgcgAGACAGATGGTCAGATAGGTAGTTCCAACCATTGTCGCATTTACGCACCAATTTGAATAACAAAACTTTCGTTTAACACGGGGGGGCAAGTTCAAGGCGCCCAAGATAAGACCTACCGATTGTTATTTCCTCTGACACAGCACGTTTTGTTCTTTGATCCTCGCACATGGCAACTATTTTCGatctatatattatatagGAACCTTGTAGCCTAACTTACCTTTTAAAATGGTAAAGCAAAAAGTAGAAAatcaagttttttatatcgattatAATCTAGGCTCCTAATTAGGGTTTGAAAATGATCGATAGTTGCGATATTTTCATAATATCGATTCGATAATAGCGATGCTTTCAAAGGAAAAaccatatttaatattaattaactcCAATCTAAAcctatatttttcctttttttcataATCTAGGCTCCTAATTAGGGCTTGAAAATAATCGATAgtttcgataatatcgattcGATAATTGCGATAATTTCTAGGGAAATAGCAAGCTACTCCCAATTAACTCCAATCTAATCCCATATTTTTCCCCTTCTGATCCCCATTAGGTGCAATGGTCCAGCTGCAACATCTTCAGCACCCAGGATAACGCCGCGGCGGCCATCGCAGCCACCGGAGTGCCCGTGTACGCGTGGAAGGGCGAGACGGACGAGGAGTACCTGTGGTGCATCGAGCAGACCCTCGTCTTCCCCGACGGCCAGCCCCTGAACATGATCCTCGACGACGGCGGCGATCTGACCAATCTGGTCCACGAGAAGTTCCCCCAGTACTTGAAGAACATCAAGGGCCTCAGCGAGGAGACGACCACCGGCGTCCACAATCTGTACAAGATGTTCAAGGACGGTCGCCTGGGCATCCCGGCCATCAATGTCAACGATTCGGTGACCAAGAGCAAGTTCGACAACCTCTACGGCTGCCGGGAGTCGCTGATCGATGGCATCAAGCGGGCCACCGACGTCATGATCGCCGGCAAAGTGTGCTGCGTCGCCGGCTACGGTGATGTGGGCAAGGGCTGTGCCCAGGCGCTCAAGGGATTCGGTGGCCGGGTGATCGTCACCGAGATCGATCCGATCAACGCTCTGCAGGCCGCAATGGAGGGCTACGAGGTGACCACCATGGAGGAGGCCAGCAAGGAGGCCTCGATCTTTGTCACCACCACCGGCTGCCGGGACATCATCACCAGCGAGCATCTGCTCCAGATGCCCGACGATGCCATCGTTTGCAACATTGGACACTTTGACATCG
This window contains:
- the Ahcy gene encoding adenosylhomocysteinase, whose translation is MSKPSYKVADISLAEWGRKAIIIAENEMPGLMACRKKYGPSKILKGARITGCLHMTVQTAVLIETLVELGAQVQWSSCNIFSTQDNAAAAIAATGVPVYAWKGETDEEYLWCIEQTLVFPDGQPLNMILDDGGDLTNLVHEKFPQYLKNIKGLSEETTTGVHNLYKMFKDGRLGIPAINVNDSVTKSKFDNLYGCRESLIDGIKRATDVMIAGKVCCVAGYGDVGKGCAQALKGFGGRVIVTEIDPINALQAAMEGYEVTTMEEASKEASIFVTTTGCRDIITSEHLLQMPDDAIVCNIGHFDIEIDVDWLNANAKEKVNVKPQVDRYTMQNGKHIILLAEGRLVNLGCAHGHPSFVMSNSFTNQVLAQIELWTKADQYAVGVHVLPKVLDEEVASLHLEKLGVKLTKLTDKQASYLGVSQSGPFKPDHYRY